CAGTACTGAAAAAATATCAAAATTAGGGGGCCAACGCGTGGGTCTTTTTAGTAAATTTTCCTTATCGCGGGATATGGGTATTGACCTTGGTACCGCAAACACCCTCGTTTATGTATCAGGTAAAGGCATTGTTCTGCAAGAACCTTCCGTAGTGGCGATTGACCTAAACGAAAAGGTTCCAATAGCAGTTGGAGAAGAAGCAAAAAAAATGCTCGGTCGCACACCTGCGAATGTAATTGCAGTGCGCCCCTTGCGTGATGGTGTCATCGCTGACTTCGATACAGCAGAAGTGATGCTAAAAAGCTTTATCCAAAGAGTCAACGAGGGCAAATCTCTAGTATTACCAAGAATTGTCATTGGTATTCCTAGTGGGGTAACAGGGGTAGAAAGAAGAGCTGTCATGGATGCGGCTTCTCAAGCTGGGGCAAGAGAAGTTTACTTGATTGATGAACCAGTGGCTGCAGCAATTGGGGCAGGACTACCTGTCACTGAAGCAACAGGCAATATGATTATTGATATTGGTGGCGGGACAACAGAAGTTGCCGTGTTGAGCCTGCAAGGGACAGTGCTTTCTGAATCAGTACGTATTGCTGGAGATGAACTGACCGAAGCCATCATGCAGTATCTGAAGAAAGTTCATAACCTAGTCATAGGGGAACGTACTGCTGAAGACATCAAAATTCGCATAGGATCAGCATATCCCACTCATGATGATGATGAGGCCATGATGGAAGTTCGAGGCTTGCACCTGCTTTCTGGTTTACCGCGAACTGTCACAATTAAAGGGCCAGAAGTACGTGAAAGTATGTCGGAACCTTTGTTGGTGATTATCGAAGCGGTGAAGCGGACTTTGGAACGCATCCCGCCAGAGTTGGCATCAGATATCATTGACCGAGGAATTATGCTAGCTGGTGGAGGTGCGCTGCTCAAAGGAGTAGATACCTTAATCAGCCATGAGACTGGAATAGTAACGCACATCGCTACTGACCCATTAAGCTGTGTTGTTATGGGCACAGGTCGTGTGTTAGAAAATTTCAAGCAGATGGAAAGAATTTTCAGCGGGCGTTCTCGCAATATGTAACACAAGCGCTATTAGATATTGGGTTCGATAGCGTTGCGGGAATCCAATATCTTAATTTATATTACAGCTAAAAAAGGTTTCTTATGTTTACGGCACGTCGGTGGTGGGAGCGCAGAGGATTACAAATAGGGTTGCTAGGTATAGTTGTTGGTGGTGCTTGGGTGCTTCGACAAACTCAAGGTGCTCTAATGTTTGAGATATATGAAGGGATAACCCGTCCAATTCAGATGTTGCAGACACCACCTGCTCAAGAAGAACGTTTCAAAGGTGGTCAGCTTTTGGAACTGCAAACCCAGATCACAGAACTGAAAAACCAAAATAAAAAGTTAAAACAGTTATTAAGCTACGTAGAAAAAGAACCTCCATCATCCCGCCCCATTGTCGCGCGAGTAATGACGCGTGGTGCTGACAACTGGTGGCAACAAGTGACTCTCAATCGTGGAAGCCTTGCAGGTATTCAGGAAGGTTATATCGTTAAGGCTGATGGTGGATTGGCGGGTCTGATAGAAAGCGTAACTCCCAATACTAGCCGTGTGCTGTTAATTAGTGATCTCAAGAGTCAAGTTGGTGTAACAGTCAGCCGCACAGGGGCAAAGGGTGTTTTGCGAGGAGATTCCTCTGCTGATGGAGTCCTGGAATTTTATGAAAAAGTCCCAAATGTAAAACCTGGAGACGTAGTTACTACATCTACCTATAGTCAGAAGTTTCCTTCCGGATTGGCTATCGGACGAGTGAAGTCTTTAGATTTAAAGAAACTTCCCGCATCAGTGGGGAAAGTGGAACTTTTCCCGTCGATACGCTCTTTGGATTGGGTGGCGGTATATCCTAAACCACAAACTCAGAAACCAGAAAATGTCGGTTCTGTCAATCAAAAGTCAGAAAAATCTAAATGAAACAATGAGGACTCCTCAATTACAAAGCACTAGCAAAAAGAAGCCAAAACCGCCAAGACGAAAACCCAAAATTCAAATCGTCGCGCTTTCTCGTTGGCACCCGCGCTTACGTCAGTTCACTGATTGGGCGATCATAACTGGATCAGTCATGTTATGCTTACTGATGCTGTTAATCCGAATTCCTGGTATGGAATTATTGGGAATAGGACCAAACTGGCCTGTGATTTGGGTAGTAGCTTGGAGTGTCAAGCGCTCAGCTTTTAGTGGCGCATTCGCAGGTGTTGTTTTGGGTTTACTACAAGATGCTATGACATCACCTGATCCAACTCATGCTTTGAGTTTGGCGGTGGTTGGAAGTCTAACTGGTCTGTTGCAGAAGCAGCGTTTTATACAAGAAGATTTTATTTCTATTGCCTTAATTGTCTTTGGTATGGCACTATGGTCAGAGACAATTTTTGCATCGCAGTTGATTTTAATGGGCGATCGCAATCCGGCAGATGTCTGGGCATATTTTCAAAAAGTCGCTCTTGCCTCTGCCATTCTCAGTAGCCTCTGGGCACCAGTACTTTATTTTCCCCTAAATCGCTGGTGGCAGCAACTAAAATTAGCACAACAGTCATAAATCAGTGAAGAAGAATTCACCAATTCAGAAATCTTCTAACAAAGTACCAAGTGCGGAGTGTGGATAATCTGGGTTTAAACCCACAAAGGAGTGAGGAGTGAGGAGTCAGATTAATTGACTCTTCACTCCTAAATTTTTCTGGAATATACGCATCCTTATAACAAAATAATTCAAGCTAGAGTAAATTCATCTTTTGTAACTACAAGATTATTACTCTCTTGCTAAGAATTATGGATAATTTACCAATGATCGCTCAACCAGATGCTTTGATTGCAGGGTCAGGATTTCACGATGATTCACATCCAAAACAAACACTGGGAAGTGACTTTGACCACGCTATGATGCGGCGGTGTATAGAACTCGCCCGTCGCGCTTTAGGACGCACTTCCCCAAACCCAATGGTTGGGGCGGTGATTGTCAAAGATGGCGAGATTGTTGGCGAAGGGTTTCATCCGCGTGCTGGTGAGCCGCACGCAGAAGTTTTTGCCCTGAAAGCAGCAGGTGAAAATGCTGGTGGAGCAACGATTTACGTGAGCTTGGAGCCTTGCAATCACTATGGACGTACTCCCCCTTGTTCAGAAGGATTGGTAGCCGCTGGGGTCGCTAAGGTGGTTGTGGGGACGGTTGACCCTAATCCACTTGTTGCAGGTGGTGGTATCGCCCGTCTACGGGCTGCGGGGATAGAGGTTTTGGTGGGAGTCGAAGAGCAAGCTTGTAAAAAGTTAAATGAAGGCTTTATCCACCGCATTCTCCATCATCGACCTTTTGGTATTTTAAAATATGCCATGACTTTAGATGGCAAAATTGCGACGACGACTGGTCATAGTGCTTGGGTGACAAATAAGGATGCTCGCAGTGAAGTTCATCAATTGCGAGCTGGTTGCGATGCGGTGATTGTTGGTGGAAACACAATTAGACAGGATAATCCTTATTTGACTAGCCATCGCGAAGGAGCACATAATCCCCTGCGGGTGGTGATGAGCCGCAGTTTGGATTTACCTCAAAACGCTCGTATCTGGGAAACTGCAGAAGCTCCCACTTTGGTTTTCACAGAAAAAGGAGCTAATCCCGATTTTCAAGAGTTGTTGCGGAACCTGGGAGTGGAAGTGGTGGAGTTAACACCACTCACACCAGATAAAGTGATGGCGTATTTATACGAGCGAGGATTTTGCAGCGTGTTATGGGAGTGCGGTGGTCTTTTAGCTGCTAATGCGATCGCCCAAGGAGCAGTACAAAAAGTTTTTGCTTTTATTGCTCCTAAAATCGTTGGTGGTGCTCATGCTCCTACACCTGTGGGTGACTTAGGTTTGACCTCCATGAGTGAGGCGCTATCCTTGGAACGTGTAGAGATACGGGTAGTTGGTTCTGACTGTTTGGTAGAGGGTTATTTGCCGAGTCATCAGTTATGAGTCATATGAGTCATGAGTCATCAGTTATGACTTTTGACTTTTAGGAATACTGACGTTCTTGAGCCAAATCACGGATCAGTGCTAGCCGAGATTTAACGTAGTCACTGAGAAAATCGCTTTCATGACAATCTAGCAAAGCTTGGGTTTTGATTTGTTTGACCAACCAGTGAACCAAGCTAGCATCATCGAGCTGCAATAGCGTCTTAGTTTGTGTAGTTTCCACTACAGACCAAAGCTGACGCATAACTTTGGGAGTCATTAGACCTCCATTGAAGATAGCCAGTGCTGTTTTCAGGATACACAATTGTGGTAGTAGGTTTTAGTCTTAATGTAGAGGCTGACACAAGTGTTATTAAAAACTTAATATATTGAGTTATAAGTTGATAATCATTCAGGATTAATAGTTTTAAATAATACCTGAACAAAAGTAGTATTGTTTTGCGCTGCATGAGTTTTGACTTTTTGCTTGTGTTGTTCTGCGTCTCAACGTCTACCTGTGCTGTACGTTCGCTTATTTTTCAGATTTTAGACAATTTTGTAAATACTTGTTAAGCACACAATCAATTTTATTTTGATTGAGTAGTGAAACCAAATATGCTGATTGCCCAGTTTGAGAAACTTGGTTTTTTCAAGCTTTACTTTTGTTTACAAATAACCGATGAAGGAGAGCCAACAAAAAAGCTTAGCCTTCAATAATTGATTGGGCACTTTTTATGGCGATCGCAACTTTTACCCAATACAGCCAGCTACTGAAAAGTTATAGTAGAAATTAAAACTAAGCTTCCACGAGATAATGAGTCTACCTCAGCCAATTGGTCGCCAAAAAGAGGTGCTATATCTACCAGCACGGGGGCACTTCGCTGTTTTAGGAACTGCGGGAAGTGGTAAAACAACACTTGCTATTTTGCGATCAGCTTTTCTTGGTAATCCAAGGACTGAACATTGCGGCAAGACGTTGTTAGTCACATTTAATAAAGCGCTTGTAACTTACCTAAAACACCTTCAAGACATCAAACTAGTCAACGTGAAGATCGAGAACTACCATCTCTTTGCGAGGGGATATCTCGCTTTTCGCAATAAAATGTCTCGTTATGCGATTCTCACTCCAGATGATCGCGAGGCTTTAGTGAAGCAAGCGGTAAACAATCTTTCATGGCAGTATAGTTTGCATCCTCTTTTTGATTATCCTGTAGAGCTTTTTTCAGAAGAAATTCGCTGGATAGCACACTATGGTATTACTACTTACGAAGAGTATCAAAATTTGGATGTATCTAGTGATAGAGAAATGCGTTTTAAGGAGGAAGAACGGGAGTTAGTCTTTGAAATCTACCAGACTTACCTAAACCTGCGTCAGCAAAGCGGTAAAAAGTACGACTGGGACGATATAGCGACTACTGTTTGTGAAGAATTCGATGCAGATACATCAAAACGTTTATATAAGCACATCGTAATTGATGAGGGTCAGGACTTTTCGCCACAAATGATTCGCTCCCTTGCCTCGGCTATTCCTGCAGATGGTTCACTGACGTTCTTTGGAGATGTAGCACAGCAAATATATGGACATCGTATATCTTGGCGAGATGCAGGACTTGATATCCGACAAGTTTGGGAATTTAAACAAAATTACCGGAACACCAAACAAATTGCTAAACTTGGACTTGCTATCTCAAAAATGCCTTATTTTAAAGGTGTCCCCGATTTAGTGGAACCAGTTTCACCACCTGCTGACGGTGCGTTACCAACAATCGTTGAATTTTCTTCTCCTGACCAGGAAATACTGTTTGTCGTGAGCGAGGCTATAGCGCTAGCTAGAATGCAAAGCGTGGCAATTCTTTTTCGCGATCGCCAAGATGAAAAACTTATCGGACAATATTTACCAAAAGGAACTATCCGTCTGCATCGAGAGATGACAACTTGGCAAGCCGGGGCTGGTATTAGATATGGAACTTATCATTCAGCAAAAGGTCTTGAATTCGACGCAGTTATTTTGCCATTTTGTAATAATAAGAAATTACCAGACCCCGAAGCAGTAGAAGCTTTCGGTGAACCAGATGCAAGCGCCCAAGATGGAAGATTATTGTATGTTGGTGTTACCCGCGCTAAAACACGGCTGATTATAACGTACTGCGGTGAAATTACTAGTCTTTTACCAAGTGATACCAGCCTTTACGAGAGGGTGAAAAGATGATTGATTCGATTAAGCGTGAAGCTGAACGTCGCAGTATAACACGTCTTTGTCATTTTACCCCATCGCGCAACCTCGTTCATATTTTGACAGGTGAAACGGGAATACTGGCAACAAAACATTTACAAAAAAATGAGCGCAGTGTTTTTACACAAACCGATTTAGAGCGACTAGATAGGCATGAAGGATACATATGTTGTTCAATTCAATATCCCAATGCTTGGTATTTTGATAAGGCGAAATCAAAGGATATTCTATTCAAAGATTGGGTTGTACTGTTTATCAACCCTAAGTACCTTTGGATGTCTGGTACTCGTTTCTGTCCACGCAATGCTGCATCGGGTTATGGTAGAGGTATTGTTGAGGGTGAACAGGGGTTTAAAGCTATTTTTGCTGATGCTATTCCTGGAGCCTATGGAATAACTAGAAAGCGATCACCTAATCACTTAGTTTGCTGTCCAACAGATGATCAAGCAGAGGTACTAATACCTGACCAAATTGGAATATCTGACATTTTAGCGATTGCAGTACCAAGTGAAACGCAGGCAAAAAACGAAGCAGTACGCCTTGACATCCTGGGTATTTCTGAAGATAAATACAAATTCGTAGTAGCACCAGATTTATTTAATAAATACAATTTAAGCAACTTGATTCGCTCAGGAAAAAGACCAGATGAAAGACCTTGGAAAGTCGGGGAGGAACTATGATTAGTAATGAACAGCACCTACATACAATCTCCCTTATGACAAAAGGACAAGGTGCATTTCTTGGCGCAGCTGTTGGTGATGCGTTGGGATGGTCTCAAGAACCAGAAGCTAAGAGAATTGATAAAAAGACTTCTTCTCCAGCAGAAATTTTAGATAATGGATTCCAACAATGGGTGCGGAAGTCAGGGGGGCAATACTACCCTCATCACGAAGTTATTCTTGCTGGTGAATATAGTGACGATACGCAGCTAATTCTTTGTACTGCCAGAAGCTTACTTTATGGCGCACGGTGGTGGCACCATTTCACTAAGCGGGAATTACCAATTTGGACTTCTTACGAACGTGGTGGAGGAGGAGCAACAAAACGATCAGCGCAGCAATGGCTTGCAGGAATAGAGCCTTGGTCTTCTCCTGATAAGGAGAAAAAGCGATATTTTGGTGCTGGTGGAAATGGTGTGGCGATGCGAATATTGCCTCATTGTTTGTTAGGTGCGACAGAAACTAATTTTGAAAACATTGCGAAAAATATTGTTGCTAATGGTGTTACAACTCACGGACACCCCAGAGCTTTGGTGGGTGGGCTTGCTTACGGTTTTGCCATTTGGGTAGCATTACGAGAGACGAATACTTTGCAATACGGTGCAATTCTTGAAAAAGTTTTATCTGAAGTTAATTATTGGTCTGTTTTACCAGATTTAAATGATATTTGCCCGAGTTGGAAAAATTCAGCTTTCCAAACAACTGATGGACAATATGACGATTCTTGGCAACACACTATTAAGGAGATGTTGCAACTTCTTGAGTTATGCCAAGAGGGAATGAAGCAAGGAGCGCTCTCGATTGAGCGAGAAGTTCTTACTAAACTTGGATGCTTTAATAAAAGTGTCAAAGGAGCAGGAACGGTAAGTGCTGCGGCTGCCATATTTCTGGCATCGCGTTTTGCCGCAAATCCGTTCTATGGTCTTTTAGAAGCAGGATTCGCTCACGGTGCTGACACTGATACGATTGCGTCAATGACTGGTGGAATTCTTGGTGCTATAGCGGGAATTGAATGGCTAGGAAATTACGCAGTAAAAGTTCAAGATGCAAACTATATCCGAGATATAGGAGAACATTTAGCCAGAAACCAAGGCGATTCACAAACTCAACAAGCAGATAATTTCACAATTCAGAAAACGCATCTAGATGCTTTCGTAAAACAAATCGAAGTGTCAAAACCTGCTGATAGTATATTGATTCCAGATGGAAGAAAAGCCCAAATATCAGCTTCTGTAAATCATCAGTCTATATCTAAATCAACTGTGGCGAAATCGTGGAAACTGACTACTGCTGAAGGTCAGTCTTTATATGTCAAAAAGCTTTCACGCCCTAAAAACAACACAGAAATTAACTCTCAGTTAAAATCTATTAGTGTCTCTGAACAGAATTTTGAATTCCAACAAGTTAATATTCTCCATGTAGGAATTGAAATTCCAGTTAGCAATTTGGATAAATCTCGTTTTTTCTATGAAAAAGTTTTAGGGATTCAAGTAGAACAAGAATCAAAGTTGTTGGTAAGATGTGGGAGTATTGTATTAATTAATATAGAATATTATAAGAAAAGACATGGCTTTTCTTCAGGGACTACTAAAGCACCTACTACTCACACGATTGACCTTGAAGTTGAATCACTCGATGAAGCTTATAATAATGTGAGCAAAGTAGAAGCAAAAATTGTAAAAGATATTTCAAAAAACCATGAAAGACGTTACTTTTATTGTCTTGACCCTGATGAGAATCAAATTAGAATTTTTGAAGTAAAGTTTTAATCAAAAATTACAAACTTTATGGCGCTTCATTTTGGCTTCGCTAACAATGTTCTCTCCAAAGGATAAAGCTCCCACTATTTTTTCTTAAGAAAACTTCTTCTTATGCTCATCCCACCAACCAGTGATTAACTCTTTGGCAACACTACGAAAAGGAAATATACTAGACAGCGGCTGGGATTGACAATAGTTCGCCACCTGCCAAAGTTGCATGGCGGTACTATTTGGGCAGAAAGTAATCTTTCGCGTGAGGCTACCGCTGATGATCGTACAGGCGAATTCTGACTCAGGTATGATGGGCAATCTACCTCTAAGCTGACAGAATCGCAGTATATGGCGTGATAATAAAGCCATACAAAGGATGAACAGTCATGATTAAATCGTGGATGGTGATTGGGGGAGTCGCTTTTGTAGTAGCGTTGGGTGCTAACATTATTACTCCAGGCGATCGCAAATGGTTCAAACGTCTGCAACGACCGAGATGGCTCACTTTTGAAGCAGCGATTCCAGTTATTTGGACTATTATATTTATTTGCGGTGCTTGGTCTGCTTATATTGTTTGGGAACAGAACCCAGGAACCACCCCAACTTGGGTGCGCATGGGATTGTATCTACTTCTGGAAATTCTGACTATTGCGTATACCCCTGTCATGTTCCGGCTTCGCAGTCTTAAAGCTGGTACGATTCTCGGCGGCGCGGGTTTTATTGTAGGCATTATATTAACACTTGCCGTTTTACCTGTTTCTGGTTGGGCAGCACTACTCCTGGTTCCTTACTTGCTTTGGAGTCCAATAGGAACATATACCACTTGGGCAATGGTTCGACTGAATCCTCAAGATGCTTAAAACAGTGAACAGTGAACAGTAAACAGTGATAACTAATAACTGATAACTGGTTGAAATATTCCAACCTACGGTTGATTAAACCCAGATGCCAAATTGTGACAATTGCCTTAAATAGATTGACAAAATTATCAAAAAGTGCGTTAACTATGATTCAATCTTGGATGGTAATTGGGGCTGTGACTTTTGCGATCGCAGTTGGTACCTTTTTCATCACGCCTCGTGATGTTAAGTGGTTTGCACAGTTAACTCGCCCCAGGTGGTTGGTTTTTGAGCCGCTGATTCCGTTGATCTGGACTGTTGTATTTGTTTGCGGTGCTGCTTCTGCCAATATTGTTTGGCAAAAAAATCCAGGAAGTTTGATAACTTGGCTCCTGATGGGTTCATTTGTTCTACTAGAAATTATTACCATCTCATACATTCCAGCAATGCTTAGATGGCGGAGTCTTAGAATTGGGGAAATTCTTGGATCAGTTGGTGTGATTTTAGGTGTACTGCTGACACTCTCTGTTTTGCCGATTTCTAAATTGGCAGCGTTGCTACTTCTGCCATACTTGGCTTGGAGTCCAGTGGGAACCTACACAACCGAGGAATTAATCCAGCTTAATCCTAAAGATGCGTAGGTGCGTTATCTATACAATGCGTCCGTAGCGTGCTACCACAGGATTATTTGGATTGGCTTCATTATTCAGCCAAGCCCACATCTGATCTCCTAGGGAAAAATGCCACCATTCTCTTGGATTGCGTTGAAATCCAGCTTTTTCCATAATTAAGCACAATAGCTGGCGATTGTCATGATATTGCTGTGCGAGTGGATCAGAAGAATTAGCAAAGTAGTCTGGATGCGATCGCTCTGACATTTCATCTATCGGCGAACCCATCTCTACAATTTCCCCGGTATCATCTACTAGTGTCACATCCACAGCTGCACCCGTACTATGAGGAGGCGGAGTTTTTTCATCCAGACTAGGTTCAGCCCAAATTTTATAAACCTCCTCCCAGATGGCTTGACTTTTGTCTGGGGATAGTTCATCTGTAGTAAGTCCCGCCATTTGCAAAGCTTCGCCAAAAGCGTAATTCACCATAAACTTTTGCACAGCCACAGGACGATAACCATCAAAAATTTGCAGACGCCAGTGGGGACGCAGCAGCTGGAGGTAATTTTGGGCTGATATTAAGTTCTCAACAACGCTTTCGCGAAGAAAATAAGGAGAGTGTTCACCATAAGGTGCACCCAATTTTTTATAAGGATGAGGAGATTCCACCGCGAACAGTTCTAAAGGAATCTCCACTAACATTTCACCACATTCGATTATTGGTATTTTATGATAAGGTCTCATTCGTGATGTTGACAGCAAGATGACTGTTTTGTTGATGTTCTTGAGGCTTCCGGAACTGGATCGTAGCCACCCGGATGAAACGGATGACACCGCAAGATACGCCGAATTGCCAACCAACTACCGCGCCAGACTCCAAAACGTTCAATTGCTTCAATAGCATACATTGAACAAGTTGGTTGAAAACGACAAGTCGGGAGAAATAGCGGCGAGATAAACATTCGGTAAAAGCGAATCAGCAAAATCAATAATAATTTCATTGCTGTCACCTAGATCTAATAAAGTAGTAACAACAGTTATACTTATCCATTTTGTTGTATCGTTGCTGAATTCATTTTTTGATTTACAGTCTATTCCTCCTGTGTGGGTACAAAGTGCCGCCGTTGCAATTTGGGTGTTACTCATGCTAATTCTTGCATGGGTAGTGAATCGCGCCGCCAGTAAAGATCCAGAAGTTATACGGAAAATAGTTCACATTGGCACAGGTAATGTGATTCTGTTGGCTTGGTGGCTAGATATTCCCCCAATTGTAGGTATTACGGCTTCGATTGTAGCGAGTGTAGTGACCTTATTGTCCTACCAATTTCCGATTCTGCCTGGTATTAATAGCGTTGGACGCAAAAGTTTCGGGACATTTTTCTATGCCGTTAGTATTGGTGTTCTCATAGCCTGGTTTTGGACACTGCAAAAACCTCACTATGCTGTACTCGGAATTTTAGTTATGACGTGGGGAGATGGATTAGCAGCTTTGGTAGGACAGAAAATAGGTCAAAATAAATACAATGTTTTTGGGAGACAAAAAAGTTGGGAAGGTTCCCTGACAATGGCTGTCGTGAGTTTTATTATCAGTAGTTCAATTTTAGTGAGTGTACAAGGGAACCTTTGGCAAACTTGGCTGATATCTTTAACGGTTGCTCTAGTCGCTACTGGCTTAGAAGTAGTTTCGTTTCTTGGTATTGATAATTTGACAGTTCCTATAGGTAGTGCAGCGCTGGCTTATGTTTTAAGCCAGTTGATGGCAAATGGGTAATAAAACCAGTAAACAGTGATAACTGATAACTGTTCACTGTTTACTGTTTACTGTTAAAGGTTGAGAAATATCAACACATCATCAATCAGTAATCGTAGCGCCCGTGACGGTTATATCTGTAAGGGTTACGATATATGTCACGGTCATAAATGTACTCAGGATGGTATTGTCTATCTTGATAATATCTGTTGTAATCATTATGTCGTCTACGGTAATCAATGTACTGTGGATGGTATCCACGACGGTAGTAAGATCTGTTGCTTTGTGAGCAAGGTCTACGATGACGGTAAGATCGACGAGTCTTGTAATGATGACGGTGTTTATGATGTTTTAGTTGTTCAGTGTCAGTCTCCCAATCTGTTTGAGTTGACAAATTATCTTCAACCTGAGCAACTTGTGTTCCTAATTCCTCGTAGTTTAACTGTGTTTTAATTCCTTTTTGGACTGATGCTGTGGCTACCTCTAATCCAAGACAACTGGGTAATAGTAAAGCACTAATTACGAATTTCCAAAACATTGTTTCACATTCCTTATTTCTTGTTCCCTAGCAAAACTAGGGAATGTCTACTGTGAGACTTTGGTTGAAAAAAGGATTTACGCAGTGAAACGAAAAATGAAGGCTGATTCTGCTGAAGGATAACAAAGCCTCTATAAATGCAATACCATCCGCCCAGGATGAAGGGAGTTCTTGGTGAGCGCTATCTTGATTTTTGGAAAAATTTTTATAAACAATAAAAATTTACAGCAATTCTATTTCATTTGTGTGAAAGTGCCTGCGCCTAAGCCTAAAGCGTTCTGCAGGCATACGCATAGTCACTTTGGAGAAACTAAAAGTCAGGGCATAAATTCACTCGTATTGCCGGATAAGAGGCGAAATGCCTACACTTACCCAAGCAATAGAATAAAAGTGGTTTTTAGCACCCACCGTAGTTTTGGCAGTAGCAATAATGATTCGTGAAAATAGCTCCCCGACTTCAAGTTAGAAGCCGGGGAGCTTGTTTTTTCAAAACTTTTTTCTTGCCTTGATACCTTCTGCAGTATGCCTCATGCCTTGGAAGGAGTGTCAGATAGGAGTATGTCACACATTTCTTTACCAAATGTCTGCTGTCTTCTTGTTATAAGGGTCTCCTGTAAATGGTTGTACGCCAGTATTGGGATATGCATCGTCTGACGGTGCAAAAATACGCATCGCAGCCTCAGAAATGTATTGGGTGACTTTAGCAAGTATTTCGGAGATAGCCATAATATCAAACCCCCATTTTTGTTATCGCTTCACTTGCGATATGTCTTCTAATATATCTACTCTAGTTCTTCACATTCTCTTTGGTTGCGATTGGCAATATATCTATATTTTCTGCAATAATCAGTGATATATAGTTGCAATACTTTAGATTAAAAAAACAGTTCAATAAACAATCAAGGATAAGGGAATAAAAGTGTCAGTCAGATGATTTTTTATCTTTCATCCTCCGTTCGGCATAGTTTGACATTTCACTTCACTCTTTTAGGGATACTATTATTAATAATAAGTATAACTATTAAAATTCATTAAATATTTTACTAAACTAATAATATAGTAGTCGTCAAAACTCTAGTTCCAAGCACTTTCTGATAGCGCTCTTTCAATAGTTGACATTATTTATGGTAAAATTTACCATAAGTCAAAGAAGTATTCTTCTAAGGGCGCTATGTCATGACTAGTTTCCCAAGTTGGAACCATGCATCTACAAACAATCAGCAACAGCAGAACACACAGAATCAAGAACTGACACTTTCTACTATTGATAACAGCCTGCTGACAGACCTTTACCAGTTGACAATGGCGGCTTGTTATGCGGGGGAAGGTGTAGAACAACGATGGGCAAGCTTTGAGTTGTTTGTCAGACGTTTGCCAGAGAATTTTGGCTATTTGATAGCTATGGGGCTGGC
This portion of the Brasilonema sennae CENA114 genome encodes:
- a CDS encoding rod shape-determining protein — protein: MGIDLGTANTLVYVSGKGIVLQEPSVVAIDLNEKVPIAVGEEAKKMLGRTPANVIAVRPLRDGVIADFDTAEVMLKSFIQRVNEGKSLVLPRIVIGIPSGVTGVERRAVMDAASQAGAREVYLIDEPVAAAIGAGLPVTEATGNMIIDIGGGTTEVAVLSLQGTVLSESVRIAGDELTEAIMQYLKKVHNLVIGERTAEDIKIRIGSAYPTHDDDEAMMEVRGLHLLSGLPRTVTIKGPEVRESMSEPLLVIIEAVKRTLERIPPELASDIIDRGIMLAGGGALLKGVDTLISHETGIVTHIATDPLSCVVMGTGRVLENFKQMERIFSGRSRNM
- the mreC gene encoding rod shape-determining protein MreC gives rise to the protein MFTARRWWERRGLQIGLLGIVVGGAWVLRQTQGALMFEIYEGITRPIQMLQTPPAQEERFKGGQLLELQTQITELKNQNKKLKQLLSYVEKEPPSSRPIVARVMTRGADNWWQQVTLNRGSLAGIQEGYIVKADGGLAGLIESVTPNTSRVLLISDLKSQVGVTVSRTGAKGVLRGDSSADGVLEFYEKVPNVKPGDVVTTSTYSQKFPSGLAIGRVKSLDLKKLPASVGKVELFPSIRSLDWVAVYPKPQTQKPENVGSVNQKSEKSK
- the mreD gene encoding rod shape-determining protein MreD, whose protein sequence is MRTPQLQSTSKKKPKPPRRKPKIQIVALSRWHPRLRQFTDWAIITGSVMLCLLMLLIRIPGMELLGIGPNWPVIWVVAWSVKRSAFSGAFAGVVLGLLQDAMTSPDPTHALSLAVVGSLTGLLQKQRFIQEDFISIALIVFGMALWSETIFASQLILMGDRNPADVWAYFQKVALASAILSSLWAPVLYFPLNRWWQQLKLAQQS
- the ribD gene encoding bifunctional diaminohydroxyphosphoribosylaminopyrimidine deaminase/5-amino-6-(5-phosphoribosylamino)uracil reductase RibD — encoded protein: MDNLPMIAQPDALIAGSGFHDDSHPKQTLGSDFDHAMMRRCIELARRALGRTSPNPMVGAVIVKDGEIVGEGFHPRAGEPHAEVFALKAAGENAGGATIYVSLEPCNHYGRTPPCSEGLVAAGVAKVVVGTVDPNPLVAGGGIARLRAAGIEVLVGVEEQACKKLNEGFIHRILHHRPFGILKYAMTLDGKIATTTGHSAWVTNKDARSEVHQLRAGCDAVIVGGNTIRQDNPYLTSHREGAHNPLRVVMSRSLDLPQNARIWETAEAPTLVFTEKGANPDFQELLRNLGVEVVELTPLTPDKVMAYLYERGFCSVLWECGGLLAANAIAQGAVQKVFAFIAPKIVGGAHAPTPVGDLGLTSMSEALSLERVEIRVVGSDCLVEGYLPSHQL
- a CDS encoding 3'-5' exonuclease, which encodes MSLPQPIGRQKEVLYLPARGHFAVLGTAGSGKTTLAILRSAFLGNPRTEHCGKTLLVTFNKALVTYLKHLQDIKLVNVKIENYHLFARGYLAFRNKMSRYAILTPDDREALVKQAVNNLSWQYSLHPLFDYPVELFSEEIRWIAHYGITTYEEYQNLDVSSDREMRFKEEERELVFEIYQTYLNLRQQSGKKYDWDDIATTVCEEFDADTSKRLYKHIVIDEGQDFSPQMIRSLASAIPADGSLTFFGDVAQQIYGHRISWRDAGLDIRQVWEFKQNYRNTKQIAKLGLAISKMPYFKGVPDLVEPVSPPADGALPTIVEFSSPDQEILFVVSEAIALARMQSVAILFRDRQDEKLIGQYLPKGTIRLHREMTTWQAGAGIRYGTYHSAKGLEFDAVILPFCNNKKLPDPEAVEAFGEPDASAQDGRLLYVGVTRAKTRLIITYCGEITSLLPSDTSLYERVKR